In Triticum urartu cultivar G1812 chromosome 6, Tu2.1, whole genome shotgun sequence, the following proteins share a genomic window:
- the LOC125515658 gene encoding wall-associated receptor kinase 2-like has protein sequence MEKPAATMIPAAALTALLLQLCLSAAAAQATPGARSRCPTSCGAMRVPYPFGIGDGCHWPGFNLTCDRTRAGEPRLLVGSGLQVVDISLANSTVRVVDGAGQVRLNFTGPGGLDGNGAWGGLGAAGPYVLSEWRNQFVVTGCNVRATLVGDGGGGNVISGCSSFCSINDKWTGAVTNSSSTGDGAAAACSGIGCCETPVPIGRPSYRVEIKSLDSSNEYADRLPVTVRIAERGWFDGASAALLNDSPGYSPSRRPAVPVVLEFAVDSKPVELPGVATSGCPVDARRSACRSSHASCHNVSGNYRSGYVCRCLDGYQGNPYLAGGCQDVDECTLPGMCFGECTNTAGGHLCRCPRGAHGDPRIRNGCIRSSLGLSVGIGVGSGAALLIMVFGAIFVTRKMKQRRAKMLKKKFFKQNRGHLLQQLVSQKADIAERMIIPLAELQKATNNFDKAREIGGGGHGTVYKGIMSDLHVVAIKKSKVAIQREIDEFINEVAILSQINHRNVVKLFGCCLETEVPLLVYEFISNGTLYHHLHVQEPAPSLTWEDRLRIATETARALAYLHSAVSFPIVHRDIKSQNILLDGTLIAKVSDFGASRCIPVDQTETATAIQGTFGYLDPLYFYSGQLTEKSDVYSFGVLLMELLTRKKPCSYRSSEEETLVAYFTASLAAGKLVRVLDPQVVEEGGKEVEEVAVLAVACVRIEGDHRPTMRQVELTLESLGASHDSFVMHDMDVPKYPVIEGTNMEETSRQYSLEAEYLLSSRYPR, from the exons ATGGAGAAACCCGCCGCGACGATGATTCCGGCTGCCGCGCTGACGGCGTTGCTGCTGCAGCTCTGCCTctcagcggcagcagctcagGCTACCCCAGGCGCGCGCTCGCGCTGCCCAACCAGCTGCGGCGCCATGCGCGTGCCGTACCCGTTCGGCATCGGCGACGGGTGCCACTGGCCGGGGTTCAACCTCACCTGCGACCGAACGCGCGCCGGAGAGCCGCGGCTGCTCGTCGGCAGCGGCCTCCAGGTCGTGGACATCTCCCTGGCCAACTCCACGGTGCGGGTCGTGGACGGCGCGGGCCAGGTCAGGCTCAACTTCACCGGGCCCGGAGGCCTCGACGGCAACGGCGCGTGGGGTGGCCTCGGCGCCGCCGGCCCGTACGTGCTGTCGGAGTGGCGCAACCAGTTCGTCGTGACAGGGTGCAACGTGCGGGCCACGCTCGTCGGGGACGGTGGCGGCGGCAACGTCATCAGCGGCTGCTCCTCCTTCTGCTCCATCAACGACAAGTGGACCGGCGCCGTGACCAACTCGAGCTCCACCGGCGACGGAGCCGCCGCCGCGTGCTCCGGCATCGGCTGCTGCGAGACGCCCGTCCCCATCGGCCGCCCCTCCTACCGCGTGGAGATCAAGTCGCTGGACTCGAGCAACGAGTACGCCGACAGGCTGCCCGTCACGGTGCGCATCGCCGAGAGAGGGTGGTTCGACGGCGCCTCCGCCGCGCTCCTCAACGACTCGCCCGGGTACTCGCCCTCGCGCCGGCCGGCGGTGCCCGTCGTCCTCGAGTTCGCGGTGGACTCGAAGCCGGTGGAGCTGCCGGGAGTGGCAACGTCGGGCTGCCCCGTGGACGCACGGAGGAGCGCGTGCCGGAGCAGCCACGCCTCCTGCCACAACGTCTCCGGCAACTACCGCAGCGGCTACGTGTGCCGGTGCCTGGACGGCTACCAGGGCAACCCATACCTCGCCGGCGGATGCCAGGACGTCGACGAGTGCACGCTGCCGGGCATGTGCTTCGGCGAGTGCACCAACACGGCCGGAGGGCACCTATGCCGGTGCCCGCGAGGCGCCCATGGCGACCCGCGCATAAGAAATGGCTGCATCAGATCTTCTCTAG GTTTAAGTGTCGGCATTGGAGTTGGCAGTGGAGCAGCCCTTCTAATCATGGTATTTGGTGCTATCTTCGTGACCCGCAAGATGAAGCAACGGAGGGCAAAAATGCTCAAGAAGAAATTCTTCAAGCAAAATCGAGGGCATCTGTTGCAGCAATTGGTGTCTCAGAAGGCGGACATTGCCGAGAGGATGATCATCCCCTTGGCGGAGCTACAAAAGGCCACAAACAATTTCGACAAAGCTCGTGAGATCGGTGGAGGAGGGCATGGCACGGTCTACAAAGGGATCATGTCAGACCTGCACGTCGTGGCAATCAAGAAGTCCAAGGTCGCGATCCAGAGGGAGATCGACGAGTTCATAAATGAGGTAGCCATCCTCTCGCAGATCAACCATCGAAACGTGGTGAAGCTCTTTGGGTGTTGCCTTGAGACGGAGGTGCCGTTGCTGGTGTACGAGTTCATCTCCAACGGGACCCTTTACCATCATCTTCATGTCCAAGAACCCGCGCCATCCTTGACATGGGAAGATCGGCTAAGGATCGCAACCGAAACTGCGAGAGCTCTGGCCTACCTTCACTCGGCCGTGTCGTTCCCTATAGTACACAGGGATATCAAGTCCCAAAACATTCTGCTAGATGGCACTCTGATAGCAAAGGTGTCAGACTTTGGAGCTTCGAGGTGCATTCCGGTCGATCAAACAGAGACCGCAACCGCTATCCAAGGGACATTTGGGTACCTAGACCCCTTGTACTTCTACTCGGGACAGCTCACCGAGAAGAGTGACGTTTACAGCTTCGGCGTCCTCCTCATGGAGCTTTTGACAAGGAAAAAACCATGCTCATATCGCTCATCCGAGGAGGAAACCCTTGTCGCATATTTCACCGCTTCGCTAGCAGCAGGCAAGCTGGTTCGCGTGCTAGATCCTCAGGTCGTTGAAGAAGGCGGCAAGGAGGTTGAGGAGGTGGCTGTGCTGGCGGTGGCATGCGTGAGGATTGAAGGAGACCACCGGCCAACCATGAGGCAAGTGGAGTTGACACTCGAGAGCCTTGGGGCCTCACATGATAGCTTCGTGATGCATGACATGGATGTGCCGAAGTATCCAGTGATTGAGGGTACAAATATGGAGGAAACGAGCCGGCAGTATAGCTTGGAAGCAGAGTACTTGTTGTCATCAAGGTACCCTCGGTAG
- the LOC125515784 gene encoding dehydrin Rab15-like, which translates to MEEYQGQHGHAVDEHGDPVAGHGNPVARSAAGAFTGAGGQLQHGREEHKTGGILHRSGSSSSSSSSEDDGMGGRRKKGVKEKIKEKLPGGHKDSQQHMAAGTGAGGAYGQHTAAGTGTGGDYGQQGHAGMAGAGAGEKNGLMDKIKEKLPGQH; encoded by the exons ATGGAGGAGTACCAGGGGCAGCACGGTCACGCCGTCGACGAGCACGGCGACCCCGTGGCCGGGCACGGCAACCCTGTGGCACGCTCCGCCGCCGGCGCGTTCACGGGCGCCGGCGGGCAGCTCCAGCACGGCAGGGAGGAGCACAAGACCGGCGGGATACTGCACCGCTCCGGCAGCTCCAGCTCCAGCTCG TCTTCTGAGGATGACGGCATgggcgggaggaggaagaagggcgtgaaggagaagatcaaggagaagcTCCCCGGTGGCCACAAAGACAGTCAGCAGCACATGGCCGCGGGAACCGGAGCTGGCGGGGCCTACGGGCAGCACACGGCCGCGGGAACTGGGACCGGCGGAGATTACGGGCAGCAAGGGCACGCAGGAATGGCCGGTGCTGGCGCCGGCGAGAAGAATGGACTCATGGACAAGATCAAGGAGAAGCTGCCCGGACAGCACTGA